One window of Halonatronomonas betaini genomic DNA carries:
- a CDS encoding VOC family protein, with protein sequence MQKIIPHLWFDDKAEEAADYYISIFNNSKKLAVDYYDKQSAEVSGKVAGSILGVEYEIEGFCFYNINGGSFFQINPSISFFVNCQTETEVDRLWNKLSRQGKVLMPLDKYPFNDKYGWIEDKYGVSWQIMICSECEQRIVPSLIFVNENSGRAEEAIKFYTDVFKDSEIKEVSRYGEGMEPNREQDINYAAFTLYDQEFSAMDSAMDHQFNFTEGISLLVNLSSQEEIDYYWDKLSADPEAEQCGWLKDKFGVSWQIVPEVLNGYLRDPDPEKASRVMNAFMEMKKLNLAEIETAYKGELK encoded by the coding sequence ATGCAAAAGATTATACCCCATCTCTGGTTTGATGATAAGGCAGAAGAGGCAGCAGATTATTATATCTCTATCTTTAATAATTCAAAGAAACTGGCAGTAGATTATTATGATAAGCAAAGTGCCGAAGTCTCAGGAAAAGTTGCTGGAAGTATATTAGGTGTTGAATATGAAATTGAGGGTTTTTGTTTCTATAATATTAATGGTGGCTCCTTCTTTCAAATAAATCCCTCAATCTCGTTCTTTGTAAATTGCCAGACTGAAACAGAGGTTGACCGGCTCTGGAATAAATTATCCAGGCAGGGCAAGGTCTTAATGCCCCTTGATAAATACCCCTTTAATGATAAATATGGCTGGATTGAAGATAAATACGGCGTTTCATGGCAGATAATGATCTGCAGCGAATGCGAACAAAGAATTGTACCCTCCTTAATATTTGTAAATGAAAACAGCGGCCGGGCAGAAGAGGCAATTAAATTTTATACAGATGTATTCAAGGACTCCGAAATTAAAGAGGTCTCCCGATATGGAGAAGGTATGGAGCCGAATAGAGAACAAGATATAAATTATGCAGCATTCACCTTATATGATCAGGAGTTTTCAGCAATGGATAGCGCAATGGATCATCAATTTAATTTTACAGAAGGCATTTCTTTACTGGTTAATTTAAGCTCCCAGGAAGAGATAGATTATTACTGGGATAAGCTTTCTGCAGATCCAGAAGCTGAACAATGTGGCTGGCTAAAAGATAAATTTGGCGTCTCCTGGCAGATTGTTCCAGAGGTACTGAATGGATATTTAAGAGATCCAGACCCGGAAAAGGCAAGTAGAGTCATGAATGCTTTTATGGAGATGAAAAAACTCAACCTGGCAGAAATCGAAACAGCCTACAAGGGGGAATTAAAATGA
- a CDS encoding ester cyclase — protein sequence MNSFQNEKNLVREYFKELENASGKEVESVLNNYTGDNYFWRGVYPFREINSKNKVAEEFWMPLKKSLKHMQRRQDIFFAGQNELGERVWVFSMGHFMGLFDEEWLGVRPTGKMHHLRYAEFNCIEDGKIVESGIFVDIIGFMQEAGINLLPPSTGKYFVYPGPRDHNGLLFDDAPKEEGEKTLALVNEMVDDLSKLNQSKSNDCPPEVLEKTWSSDMIWYGPAGIGASYTIPRYQKQHQLPFRKNLKDKRFNGHVCRLAEGNFACFFGWPNLSNTPTGGFLGLPGGEINAEMQVVDVYYRKGEELSENWVFIDIPYWLKQQGLDIIERTQEIKNPKI from the coding sequence ATGAATAGCTTTCAAAATGAAAAAAATCTAGTAAGAGAATATTTTAAAGAACTAGAAAATGCCAGTGGAAAAGAAGTAGAATCTGTATTAAACAATTATACAGGAGATAATTATTTCTGGCGAGGTGTATACCCTTTTAGGGAAATAAATTCAAAAAATAAAGTAGCTGAAGAATTCTGGATGCCATTAAAGAAGTCATTAAAGCATATGCAAAGACGACAGGATATTTTCTTTGCAGGCCAGAATGAACTTGGCGAAAGAGTGTGGGTATTTAGTATGGGTCATTTCATGGGACTATTCGATGAAGAATGGCTTGGTGTAAGGCCAACTGGCAAGATGCATCATTTAAGATATGCAGAATTTAATTGTATCGAAGACGGAAAAATTGTAGAGAGTGGTATTTTTGTTGATATTATAGGATTTATGCAGGAAGCAGGTATTAACCTTCTGCCACCCTCTACTGGCAAATATTTTGTTTATCCTGGTCCTAGAGATCATAATGGCCTTCTCTTTGATGATGCCCCTAAAGAAGAAGGGGAGAAAACACTGGCATTAGTTAATGAAATGGTTGATGATCTTTCCAAATTAAATCAAAGCAAATCAAATGACTGTCCGCCAGAAGTATTAGAAAAAACCTGGTCTAGCGATATGATCTGGTATGGACCGGCAGGTATTGGGGCAAGTTATACAATCCCAAGGTATCAGAAACAACATCAATTACCCTTTAGAAAGAACTTAAAAGATAAAAGATTTAATGGTCATGTATGCCGCCTGGCTGAAGGAAATTTTGCCTGTTTCTTTGGCTGGCCAAATCTTTCAAACACTCCAACTGGTGGGTTTTTAGGACTGCCTGGAGGAGAAATCAATGCAGAAATGCAGGTTGTAGATGTTTATTATCGTAAAGGAGAGGAATTATCAGAAAACTGGGTTTTCATTGATATTCCTTACTGGCTAAAACAGCAGGGTCTCGATATAATTGAAAGAACCCAGGAAATTAAAAACCCTAAAATATAA
- a CDS encoding iron chaperone — translation MPSFKEYLAIIDNPDHRQRLETILNWVETEFPELEFQIKWNQPMFTHHGTFIIGFSKAKNHISVAPEKACLKEFAEEIAESGYNATSEIFRIKWDQPVNYKLLKEIIEFNIKDKADCQTFWRKS, via the coding sequence ATGCCATCATTTAAAGAATATCTAGCAATCATCGATAACCCTGATCACCGCCAGAGATTAGAAACAATCTTAAACTGGGTTGAAACTGAATTTCCAGAACTGGAATTCCAGATCAAATGGAACCAGCCAATGTTTACTCACCATGGAACATTCATCATCGGCTTCAGCAAGGCCAAAAATCATATAAGTGTGGCCCCTGAAAAAGCATGTTTAAAAGAATTTGCCGAAGAAATTGCAGAATCCGGTTATAACGCCACCAGCGAAATATTCAGAATCAAGTGGGACCAGCCAGTTAACTACAAACTCCTGAAAGAGATCATCGAATTTAATATTAAAGATAAAGCAGACTGCCAGACCTTCTGGCGTAAATCCTGA
- a CDS encoding trans-sulfuration enzyme family protein, giving the protein MNMKKVGFGSKAVHLGQDFDLKTGAHNSPIYQTSTYVFDNVDDAIRFNKDQESGYTYTRFRSPSEAELSKKVALLENGEAGISLGSGLGAISTAIMTLVKGGDHIVASDVLYGCTLTLIEEILSDYGVEFTLVDTTDHDAVKAAIQPNTKIVYLETPCNPTLKITDIKRVSEIAHEHGAKVLVDSTFASPYIQNPLDLGADVVIHSATKYLSGHGNVVAGVVVGSKEFIRKVRMPHLQTLGAVISPFDAWVVMQGMKTLELRMERHCENGMKVAEYLNDHPAVEKVYYPGLPEHPQHELAKKQMNGFGGMISFDLKGGFEAGKALMNSVDMISIATSLGNVDTLIQHSPSMSHFDMTPEERAAVGINEGQVRLSVGVENVEDIISDLDSALDLMEKKIK; this is encoded by the coding sequence ATGAATATGAAAAAAGTAGGGTTCGGTTCTAAAGCAGTCCATCTAGGGCAGGATTTTGATTTAAAAACCGGAGCCCACAATAGTCCAATTTATCAGACATCTACTTATGTATTTGATAATGTGGATGATGCAATCAGGTTTAATAAGGATCAGGAGTCTGGATATACTTATACAAGGTTTCGGAGTCCATCTGAAGCTGAATTAAGTAAAAAAGTGGCTTTATTAGAAAATGGTGAGGCAGGTATTTCTTTAGGCTCTGGATTAGGAGCTATTTCAACTGCCATTATGACTCTGGTTAAAGGTGGAGATCATATTGTTGCCAGTGATGTTCTTTATGGTTGTACTTTAACGTTAATTGAAGAAATTCTTTCAGATTATGGTGTAGAATTTACTTTAGTAGATACGACTGATCATGATGCAGTTAAAGCTGCAATCCAGCCAAATACTAAAATAGTGTACTTAGAAACACCGTGTAATCCGACTTTAAAAATTACTGATATTAAGCGAGTTTCTGAAATTGCCCATGAACATGGGGCAAAGGTTTTAGTTGATAGCACATTTGCTTCTCCATATATTCAGAATCCATTAGATTTAGGGGCAGATGTGGTAATTCACAGTGCCACTAAATACTTGAGTGGACACGGGAACGTTGTTGCTGGTGTAGTTGTTGGTTCTAAAGAGTTTATTAGAAAGGTAAGAATGCCTCATCTGCAGACTTTAGGTGCAGTTATATCTCCATTTGATGCCTGGGTAGTTATGCAGGGGATGAAAACTCTTGAGTTAAGAATGGAAAGGCATTGTGAAAATGGAATGAAAGTTGCTGAATATTTAAATGATCACCCTGCAGTAGAAAAAGTATATTATCCAGGGCTGCCAGAACATCCACAGCATGAACTGGCTAAAAAGCAGATGAATGGTTTTGGCGGGATGATTAGTTTTGATCTTAAAGGCGGCTTTGAAGCCGGTAAGGCTTTAATGAATAGCGTAGATATGATTTCTATTGCTACAAGTTTAGGAAATGTTGATACTTTAATCCAGCATTCACCTTCAATGAGCCATTTTGATATGACTCCAGAAGAGAGAGCTGCAGTTGGTATTAATGAGGGCCAGGTAAGGCTTTCTGTTGGTGTTGAAAATGTTGAGGATATTATTTCTGATTTGGATTCTGCTTTAGATTTGATGGAGAAGAAGATTAAGTAA
- a CDS encoding CGGC domain-containing protein, producing MKLALVRCLQTEEICNGRHCLEYINNKEGSLHGFEEEIELVDVITCGGCPGNKFKARVEKMLANGVDSFIFASCTKLGTPIDYPCPHFSKLKSVVKDLSESVDIYEWTHQKTYKDMVLYRLKNKKILNQFKRGYKI from the coding sequence GTGAAGCTAGCTCTGGTTAGATGTTTGCAAACTGAAGAGATTTGTAACGGCCGACACTGTTTGGAGTATATCAATAATAAGGAAGGCAGCCTTCACGGGTTTGAAGAAGAAATTGAATTGGTTGATGTCATTACCTGTGGAGGCTGCCCTGGCAATAAATTTAAAGCTCGGGTAGAAAAAATGCTAGCAAACGGAGTGGATAGTTTTATATTTGCTTCCTGTACCAAACTAGGTACTCCTATCGATTACCCATGCCCCCATTTTTCAAAATTAAAATCAGTGGTCAAAGACTTATCTGAATCGGTAGATATATATGAGTGGACCCACCAGAAAACTTATAAGGATATGGTGCTTTACCGATTAAAAAACAAAAAAATATTAAACCAATTTAAGAGGGGGTATAAAATTTAA
- a CDS encoding CDP-alcohol phosphatidyltransferase family protein, whose product MLDTYARKYFDFIINSAAKFLSGLGLSSNQVTIIAGTIGILTGLLVYLDMFIAAIILLWLSGFLDSVDGAIARLNNKESLWGTVLDITFDRVVEISFIIGLAFRFPEVRLNLLFMTTSIILSMTIFLTVGAVSEKSGEKSFRYQVGLMERTEGFILFTVFLVLPDLIYGLTILYAVLVLYTAIQRFQEARKLLKSPGLN is encoded by the coding sequence ATGTTAGATACATATGCAAGAAAATATTTCGATTTCATAATTAATTCTGCTGCTAAATTTTTATCAGGTTTAGGTTTAAGTTCAAATCAAGTTACTATAATTGCTGGAACAATTGGCATTTTAACAGGACTGCTAGTCTATTTGGATATGTTTATTGCTGCCATTATTTTATTATGGCTATCAGGCTTTTTAGATTCAGTAGATGGAGCCATTGCAAGATTGAATAATAAAGAGTCATTATGGGGGACCGTTTTAGATATAACCTTTGATAGAGTTGTAGAGATATCATTTATTATTGGATTGGCTTTTAGATTCCCTGAAGTTAGATTAAATTTACTATTCATGACAACCAGCATAATCCTCTCAATGACTATATTTCTAACTGTCGGTGCTGTTTCTGAAAAATCCGGAGAAAAATCATTTCGTTATCAGGTAGGATTGATGGAAAGAACAGAGGGATTTATATTATTTACAGTATTTTTAGTATTACCAGATTTAATATATGGCCTGACTATATTATATGCAGTTTTAGTCTTATATACAGCTATCCAGCGTTTTCAAGAAGCCAGAAAACTATTAAAAAGTCCTGGATTAAACTAG
- a CDS encoding methyltransferase domain-containing protein yields MSELDIQELKMVAESYEELLAPALFDEWTSRLIDAANIEPGDRVLDVACGTGILGRTVAEEVGSAELVSGVDINPGMLALAEEISPEIDWREGEAEDLPYRDNSFDAVISQFGLMLFSDPEVAVKEMWRVLKPDGQLAVAVFDSLDKIPAYGVMARVYDRMVDKKVGNALRLPFSMGDTDELCSIFESVGLSSIDIRTEKGQASFSSARHMVLADVKGWFPFAQIFLEKSKINEIFEEAETFLEPFMTPDGAVEFPVPAHIITAVKA; encoded by the coding sequence ATGAGTGAGCTAGATATTCAAGAACTCAAGATGGTTGCTGAATCCTATGAAGAGTTACTTGCCCCTGCTCTATTCGATGAATGGACTTCCCGGCTGATAGATGCTGCCAATATTGAGCCTGGAGACAGAGTGCTGGATGTTGCCTGTGGAACTGGAATCCTGGGCCGGACTGTTGCTGAAGAGGTGGGGTCTGCTGAGTTAGTCTCCGGGGTTGATATCAACCCTGGTATGCTGGCTTTAGCCGAGGAGATTTCTCCTGAAATTGACTGGCGTGAAGGTGAGGCTGAAGATCTACCCTATAGAGACAATAGTTTTGATGCTGTTATCAGTCAATTTGGCTTGATGCTTTTTTCTGACCCTGAGGTTGCTGTTAAGGAGATGTGGCGGGTATTAAAGCCTGATGGCCAGCTGGCGGTGGCTGTTTTTGATTCCCTTGATAAAATACCGGCTTATGGTGTTATGGCCAGAGTTTACGACCGGATGGTAGATAAAAAGGTGGGAAATGCTCTCCGGCTGCCTTTCTCGATGGGTGATACTGATGAACTTTGCTCTATTTTTGAGTCTGTAGGTCTAAGTTCTATTGATATTAGGACTGAGAAAGGTCAGGCATCTTTTTCAAGTGCCAGACATATGGTCTTAGCTGATGTTAAGGGCTGGTTTCCATTTGCTCAAATCTTTTTAGAGAAGTCTAAAATTAATGAGATTTTTGAGGAGGCAGAAACTTTTCTGGAGCCATTTATGACTCCAGATGGTGCGGTGGAGTTTCCGGTTCCTGCGCATATTATTACTGCAGTGAAGGCTTGA
- a CDS encoding CGGC domain-containing protein — MRIGVIRCFKNEGNSNSEISLDNLNQKIKDNIDKDYNKLAIVGSLTCGGCPGKKAVKRVKKLLKEYADYVYLDEVISGSSAELNCIYSEKILDAIYNRTAEEKIIISSNEKVHQIDEAEDEV, encoded by the coding sequence ATGAGAATAGGAGTTATCCGCTGCTTTAAAAATGAGGGTAATAGCAATAGTGAAATTTCTTTGGATAATCTAAATCAAAAAATCAAAGATAATATTGATAAAGATTATAATAAATTAGCGATCGTAGGCAGCTTAACCTGTGGCGGCTGTCCAGGCAAAAAGGCAGTAAAAAGGGTCAAGAAATTATTAAAGGAATATGCTGATTATGTATATTTGGACGAGGTGATTTCTGGTAGTTCTGCTGAGCTTAACTGTATTTACTCAGAAAAAATTCTAGATGCTATTTATAACAGGACTGCTGAGGAAAAAATTATTATCTCTTCAAACGAAAAAGTACATCAGATTGATGAGGCAGAAGATGAAGTTTGA
- a CDS encoding TVP38/TMEM64 family protein, which translates to MKFEKKKLARLIIILVSLATAILLIRLTGLNKYISIDNIELLQKFVADFGILAPLAYLGIWVLACILFLPGLPVTILGAFLFEPVFAIIYTSIGSTLGASSAFILGRYAARDLVTSLISNKEMLQKIDSGVEKHGWRMLIVTRMVPLFPFNLQNYIYGLTSMKLKVYAPLSWICMLPATVAYILAASSIYRGEGDLTQTFIYLGLAGVIFFILSLIPRLLKNRGYIQNEDDI; encoded by the coding sequence ATGAAGTTTGAAAAGAAGAAATTAGCTAGACTAATAATAATATTAGTTTCATTAGCCACAGCAATACTCTTGATCCGTTTAACAGGACTGAATAAATATATAAGCATCGATAATATAGAGCTACTTCAGAAATTCGTAGCAGATTTTGGTATACTTGCCCCTCTTGCTTATCTCGGGATATGGGTCTTAGCATGTATCCTGTTTTTGCCTGGATTACCGGTAACAATTCTAGGTGCTTTCTTATTTGAGCCGGTTTTTGCTATTATTTACACCTCAATTGGCTCTACATTAGGAGCAAGTTCTGCCTTTATTTTGGGGAGATATGCCGCTAGAGATCTTGTTACTAGCTTAATCAGTAATAAAGAAATGCTACAGAAGATTGATTCTGGAGTAGAAAAGCATGGCTGGAGAATGTTAATAGTCACGAGGATGGTTCCTCTTTTTCCCTTTAATCTTCAAAACTATATATATGGGCTAACTTCTATGAAGTTAAAGGTATATGCACCTCTGTCCTGGATATGTATGCTGCCGGCAACTGTCGCATATATTTTAGCAGCCTCTTCAATTTATAGAGGCGAGGGAGATCTGACTCAGACTTTTATATATCTTGGTCTGGCTGGAGTAATATTTTTTATCCTGTCTCTTATACCAAGGTTGCTTAAAAATAGAGGTTATATTCAAAATGAAGATGATATTTAA
- a CDS encoding VOC family protein: protein MTGVEIDFIVKDSLKALELYKQIFEVEPVEVTDFPKGQNEVIFSLYGVRFHMLDENPEYNMLAPDKDTHQTIWFNIMVPDINEVYQKAMEAGCTELQPVTEIPDFGVINAIFNDPFGYQRMLHEITREVSHEERVGIWEEKMQQEC from the coding sequence ATGACTGGAGTAGAAATCGATTTTATCGTTAAGGACAGCCTAAAAGCCCTGGAACTCTATAAACAGATCTTTGAGGTCGAACCAGTTGAAGTCACAGACTTTCCAAAGGGCCAGAATGAAGTTATCTTTAGTCTATATGGAGTCCGTTTTCATATGCTAGATGAAAACCCTGAATACAACATGCTGGCACCGGATAAGGATACCCATCAGACAATTTGGTTTAATATAATGGTCCCGGATATTAATGAAGTCTATCAAAAAGCCATGGAAGCAGGCTGTACAGAACTGCAGCCAGTAACTGAGATTCCAGACTTCGGAGTCATCAATGCAATCTTCAATGATCCTTTTGGGTATCAGAGGATGCTCCATGAAATCACAAGAGAAGTAAGCCACGAAGAAAGAGTCGGCATCTGGGAAGAAAAAATGCAGCAGGAATGCTAA
- a CDS encoding cold shock domain-containing protein — MIYTGTVKWFNDQKGFGFIERESGDDVFVHFSAIQADGFKSLEDGQDVEFEVAEGDRGPQAENVVAI; from the coding sequence ATGATTTACACAGGTACAGTTAAATGGTTTAATGATCAAAAAGGTTTCGGTTTTATTGAAAGAGAATCTGGTGACGACGTATTCGTACATTTCTCAGCAATTCAGGCTGATGGTTTCAAAAGCCTTGAAGATGGCCAGGACGTTGAGTTTGAAGTAGCAGAAGGCGACCGCGGTCCACAAGCTGAAAACGTTGTTGCTATATAA
- a CDS encoding rhodanese-like domain-containing protein: MKKTFFIFTLMLIFTSLIVGTAAANTLDEIIEDENMVLIDSRSPYSYNGWEIDGEPGGHIPGAVLFSKGWLNHLESDTEIISELERFNINEDQELFVYGPEADGLAEELSSLGYMAETISVDLEEQDELQKLDHYELLVHPDWLNEKIENDEVYVLEASWGDDSAHIEGHIPTSVHMNTDAIEEGPLWNRRSDDEIINALGEHGITYDMTVVVYSLDDITPATRVASILMYAGVEDVRILDGNLPAWENAGYDLDSGEVEPDQVDFGYTEPANPDYIIDLPEAQEAYDDSQSSFVDIRSWEEFIGETSGYDYIPSAGRIEGAIYGYGGKDAYDMSDFRNPDDTMVNFNYMEARWLDQGINPDNYNIFYCGTGWRAAETWLYAKALGWQNITVFDGGWFEWSEEELPVIVGE, from the coding sequence ATGAAAAAGACATTTTTTATTTTTACTTTAATGCTTATATTCACGAGTTTGATTGTTGGGACCGCAGCTGCTAATACTTTAGATGAGATTATTGAAGATGAAAACATGGTTTTAATTGATTCACGGAGCCCTTACTCTTACAACGGGTGGGAAATTGATGGTGAACCTGGAGGACACATACCTGGTGCAGTATTATTTTCTAAGGGATGGCTCAATCATTTAGAAAGCGATACTGAAATAATATCTGAACTTGAAAGATTCAATATCAATGAAGATCAAGAGCTATTCGTTTATGGGCCTGAGGCAGACGGGCTGGCTGAAGAGTTAAGTAGTTTAGGTTATATGGCTGAAACTATTTCTGTTGACCTTGAGGAACAGGATGAGCTACAAAAACTCGACCATTATGAACTTCTGGTTCATCCTGACTGGTTAAATGAAAAGATAGAAAATGATGAGGTATATGTTTTAGAGGCTTCCTGGGGAGATGATTCTGCACATATCGAAGGACATATTCCTACCAGTGTTCATATGAATACCGATGCTATTGAAGAAGGACCTTTATGGAACAGAAGAAGCGATGATGAAATCATTAATGCTCTAGGTGAACATGGCATTACTTATGATATGACAGTTGTTGTATATAGTTTAGATGACATAACCCCTGCAACTAGAGTGGCTTCTATTCTTATGTATGCAGGTGTAGAAGATGTAAGAATTTTAGATGGTAACCTTCCTGCCTGGGAGAATGCTGGATACGATTTAGACAGCGGTGAAGTGGAACCAGATCAAGTTGATTTTGGATATACCGAGCCTGCTAACCCAGATTATATTATAGACCTACCTGAAGCTCAGGAGGCTTATGATGATTCTCAATCAAGTTTTGTTGATATTAGAAGCTGGGAAGAATTTATTGGAGAAACTTCTGGCTACGACTATATTCCAAGTGCCGGAAGAATTGAAGGAGCCATCTATGGTTATGGTGGAAAGGACGCTTATGATATGAGTGATTTCCGAAATCCAGATGACACCATGGTCAATTTCAATTATATGGAAGCCAGATGGTTGGACCAGGGCATAAATCCAGATAATTATAACATTTTTTACTGTGGAACAGGATGGAGAGCTGCAGAAACCTGGTTATATGCTAAAGCCTTAGGCTGGCAAAATATAACTGTCTTTGATGGCGGTTGGTTCGAGTGGAGCGAAGAGGAACTACCGGTTATTGTTGGTGAATAA
- a CDS encoding DUF3368 domain-containing protein has translation MSKKIVINTDPLIAIIAGLGNLKVLEKLYEEVMVPYEVGQEMLAKKNITNDAKIFDENSWLNKLNRPVKLNSFLSNSLDKGEASVIQVAIDNGIKTVCIDEAAGRRIARLNDLKVTGSLGVIISAIKIGEDLAIESVIRNMRENGVWISNKLAEEAIKLVKTKY, from the coding sequence ATGTCTAAAAAGATTGTTATAAATACGGACCCATTAATAGCTATTATAGCTGGTTTAGGGAATTTAAAAGTTTTAGAAAAATTATATGAAGAGGTTATGGTACCATATGAAGTAGGACAAGAAATGTTGGCAAAGAAAAATATTACTAATGATGCTAAAATTTTTGATGAAAATAGTTGGCTAAATAAATTAAATAGACCTGTAAAGTTAAATTCATTTCTGTCTAATTCTCTAGATAAAGGAGAAGCATCTGTAATTCAGGTAGCTATTGATAATGGTATAAAAACAGTGTGCATAGATGAAGCTGCTGGCAGAAGAATAGCTAGACTAAATGATTTAAAAGTTACAGGTTCATTAGGAGTTATTATATCAGCTATAAAAATTGGTGAAGATTTAGCAATTGAATCTGTAATAAGAAATATGAGAGAAAATGGAGTTTGGATTAGTAATAAATTGGCTGAAGAAGCTATTAAGCTAGTTAAAACCAAATATTGA
- a CDS encoding MFS transporter, with the protein MSNEEKYDGEHIVIGKDRSKAQRFIAFGAILVVYFFYCYNFMLDTFVRPIMTTSIADGGFGFTMGQASSIFAVMSFATVPGTIIFGKLSAKFGKKRTLIGIALLIGTTTYMPLLHPTSFWFWRIARFSTGLALGGVFGTAVPLVIEMFPQKYRGKLTAIMTSTFSLAMIFGGRLYGFLGNSNWFFLVLTAVIPPLVGAILILLFVPDDKGHTEKMQKKASDKGEKINYLNMYKGKYLWIGIGVIILSGANFVAYSGFSNNATTYLTSVLGMSATTAGAIYSLQGIGQLIGYNVWGFIADKFGRKKPLIGMIMSAAFVFVYMQLGLNNEFAFKVVSLLLGFNFGFSGAWGAYYTELFPKRFNALAPGISFNGGRIISSFALPFVTGIADTSAGMTGVFSVVMAVFIAGGVLWMFLPETLEKAKKPNAATKAVS; encoded by the coding sequence ATGAGTAATGAAGAAAAATATGATGGAGAACATATAGTTATTGGAAAAGACAGATCTAAAGCCCAGAGATTTATTGCATTTGGAGCAATATTAGTTGTCTATTTCTTCTATTGTTATAACTTTATGCTGGATACCTTTGTTAGGCCGATAATGACAACTTCCATTGCCGATGGTGGTTTTGGATTTACAATGGGACAGGCCTCCTCAATCTTTGCTGTAATGTCATTTGCAACTGTTCCTGGAACAATTATTTTCGGAAAACTCTCTGCTAAATTTGGCAAGAAAAGAACATTAATTGGGATAGCATTACTGATTGGTACAACAACTTACATGCCCCTTTTACATCCGACCAGCTTCTGGTTCTGGAGAATTGCTCGCTTTAGCACAGGACTTGCTCTTGGAGGGGTTTTTGGAACGGCAGTTCCTTTAGTAATTGAGATGTTCCCACAAAAATACCGTGGAAAATTGACTGCAATTATGACAAGTACATTTTCACTGGCCATGATTTTTGGAGGAAGATTATATGGGTTTTTAGGTAATTCAAACTGGTTTTTCTTAGTATTAACTGCAGTTATACCACCGTTAGTTGGCGCTATATTAATCCTTTTATTTGTCCCTGATGATAAAGGCCATACAGAAAAGATGCAGAAAAAAGCTAGTGATAAAGGTGAAAAAATAAATTATCTAAATATGTATAAGGGTAAATACTTATGGATTGGAATCGGTGTTATAATACTATCAGGAGCTAATTTTGTTGCCTATTCAGGTTTTTCTAATAATGCAACAACATATTTAACTAGTGTTCTGGGTATGTCAGCCACTACCGCCGGTGCCATCTACAGTCTTCAGGGAATAGGACAGCTTATTGGATATAATGTCTGGGGTTTCATTGCTGATAAGTTTGGGCGTAAAAAACCACTGATTGGTATGATTATGAGTGCGGCATTTGTTTTCGTATATATGCAGTTAGGTCTTAATAATGAATTTGCATTTAAAGTTGTATCATTGTTATTAGGATTCAACTTTGGATTCTCTGGAGCCTGGGGAGCATATTATACAGAACTATTCCCAAAAAGATTCAATGCCCTGGCACCTGGGATTTCATTTAATGGTGGTAGAATCATTTCATCCTTTGCACTACCATTTGTTACAGGCATCGCCGATACTTCTGCCGGTATGACTGGAGTATTTAGCGTTGTTATGGCAGTATTTATAGCCGGAGGAGTTCTCTGGATGTTCCTGCCTGAAACTTTAGAAAAAGCTAAAAAGCCAAATGCAGCAACTAAAGCAGTTTCCTAA